AGTGTAGCGGAAAGTCCGCAGAAATGACTAAGGGCGGCGATCCCATTGCTGGAACCGCCGCCCAAAAGTTGCCGCCAACCTGGCTCCCCCCAGCTACTACAGCACTAATGCCGTAGTAAACAGACTGGCGACAGCCACCCTTAATCCAAAGTCTGTGCCGTGCGTTTTCAGGCCGTTTTCCTTGAAATCACGCGGCCAATGCTTGCACGACGCCCACAGGTTTGTGGGCGCGATCACAGATTCGCGATCAGCCCGCCGCACCCTCCGGGTACTGCAACGCCAGGCGCAATTCCTTGGTCAGGTTGTCCACCGTCGTCCCCTGGCGCTTCCAGGCGCCGTCGGTTTCGAAACGAAGCGCGCCGATGCGGCGGCCCCACGGGGAGATGACGCGGCCAATGGCGCGGAAGTCGGTCCGGTCGGCATGCTGCTGGTCGATCTTCTGTAGCACGTCAGGCGCCACGCGGATGAACGCGCGCAGGGCGGTGGCGGACTTGATGCTGTATTTCCGGCCGTTCCAGGCCGACTCGAAGATGCTGGCAATCTGCTTGAGATAGTTGACGAAGAACTTCTTCGATTCCTCGCGGAACTCCTGGCTCTTGCGGGCGCCGCCGAGGGCGGCCTCATCGGCGAAGAGCTTCTTGAGCTCCTGCGCGAGCGGCGCCTGGCCGACGCGGCCCTTGCCGACGCCGAGCAATTTGATGTCGCCGTGAAGGGGCGACTCTTCGCGATCGTTCAAGGCGCGCACGACGTCGTGCGCGGCGGCCAGCGATTCGTCGCGATACAGCTGCCGGCCCGACAGCGAGACGAGGTGCGAGGCATTGAGGCGGGTGTGCTTCGCGTTGATCGTCACGAACATCTGGACGATGTGATCTTCCGGCACGCGGTCGAAGATGATGGCCGGCACCGTGAAGGGCTCATCGCCGAACCGATCGATGTCGGCGTGCAAGGCGAGCAGCCGGTGCTGGCCGTCGATGGCGCGCAGGATGCCCTCGCGTTCAGGCACCTTCAGGCGGCCCAGGGAGGAGCCGCTCTCCGAGGGTTCGAAGCTCAGCTTCTCGTCGCACGAGATGATCACGGCGCCGGGAATGGACGGCAGATCGCGGGCCTGCCGGCACTGCTCGTAGTACTGGACCAGTTCGTCGATCTTCTTGCGGATAATCTGGCGCTGGTACGCCTTTTCATTCGAGGCAATGCGGCGCTCGAGCAGGTCCCAGTTGATCTTGGACTGCGCACCCTTTTTCTTGCCGCGAACGCCTGCCTGCCCCTGATCCTGATAGCTCAACACCTCGAAACGCACGAGCTTGTCGATGTCACTGGCTGTCAGGGACGCCTGATAGAATTGCACGCCGAACTGCTGCATCCGGATAGCGGCTACGCTGATCATAAGAGTCTGTCCAAAGAGGCAGATTCTATAATCGCGTCCGCGCCCGCTCAATGGCTTTTGCCCAATATTGTGGGCATTTCGGTCGGAATCGGTCAGATGTATTCCCGTAAGTACTTGAATATGAAGGGTTTATAAAAATGATCGCCCTAAGGCACCGAAATCGCGCTTTCGGCCTTCTTATCCTCTTCGCCTTGGCCGTTGGCGCCTCTCCTTCCGCCGAACCCTCTGAGGCCGCCCAGGGCAGGCGGGCACCGGCCGCCCAGGGCAGGCGGGCACCGGCCGCCCCGGTCACCTCAAACGATACCGATTTCGCCGAGTTTGTGAAAAAAGCGACAACCAAGCCGGAGTTTCTGTCGCCGCTGGTCGATCATCTGCCCAAGCGGGCGGGTGTGCCGACGCCGAAGGAGATCCTGGGATACCAGATCGGCACCGAGAAGAAGCTGACCTATGTGGCCGACCAGCAGCGCTACTTCCGCGCGATCGAAAAGGCCCTGCCCGGCCGGTTCAAGACCGAAGTGGTGGCCAAGACCGAAGAAGGCCGCGACATCATGGTGGTGTACGTCTCGTCGGAAGCCAACATCAAGAACCTCGAGACCAATCGCCTGAACACGCGCAAACTGGCCGACCCCCGTGGGTTAACGCCGGCCCAGGTGCAGCAGCTCATCGCCACCACCAAGCCGCACTACCACGTCAGTGCCGGGCTCCACAGCGCCGAGACCAATCCGCCTGAAGCCGTGATGGAACTGGCGTACCGGCTCGCGGTGAGCGAAGAGCCCTACATCCAGCAGATCCGCGACAACGTGATCGTCAGCATCACGGGCGCCACCGACGTGGATGGACGCGACCGCTACGTGGACTGGTACTACGCCTACAAGGTGGACGAACTGTACGACGGCGGCGAAAACTACGGCGGGTCGCCATACTGGGGCAAGTACGTCTTCCACGACAACAACCGCGACATCAACTACGGCGTGGACTCGCTGCGGGCGCATCTCAACTGGTATCTGAACTGGGTGCCGCCGATCTGGCACGACCTCCACGAAGCGCAGACGCTGATGTACACGTTCAGCGGACAGCCGCCGCAGAATGCCAACCTCGACCCGATTCTCTACACGGAACTCCCGTTCTTCGCCAACTACGAAGTCAACAAGATGACCGGCTACGGCATGCCCGGCGTGTGGCACTTCGGGTTCGTCGACATGTGGTCGCCGGGGTACCTCGGCTACGCCGCCGCCAACCACAACGGCATGCTGCGGATGTACGAGATCTTCAACCAGGGCGGCGCCAACACGAAGAAGGCGCGGCTGTCGGGCGCGCAGACGACACGGCAGTGGTTCCGGCCCATGCCGGCGCCGGCCGGCGAAGTGGACTGGTCGATCCGCAACTCCATCAACTACGCCCAGACCGGCGTGCTCACCGCGCTGGAGCTCACGTCCAAGTTCCCGACCATGGTCGTGGAGAACTACTACAAGAAGTCGGCGAACGCGATGGCGAAGGGCGCCGACAAGCCGCCCCATGCGTTCGTCATTCCCGCGGGCCAGCGTGACCAGACGCAAGTGGACCGCGTCGCAAACCTCATCCGCCGGCAGGCCATCGAAGTCCATCGCGCCACCGCGGAGATCAAGGTCAAGGAAGGCACCTTCCCTGCCGGCTCTTACCTCGTGAAGCTGAACCAGCCGTACGGCCCGCTGGCCAAGACGCTGCTCGAGAAGCAGAACTATCCCGATCCCTCGCTGACCACCTACGACGACAGCGCGTGGACGATGGGGATGGCCAACAACATCGAGGTGAAGACCATCGAGGACAAGTCGATCCTCGACGCGCCGGCCACGTTGCTGACGGCTGATGTCACGACCCTCGGCGTACTGGCTGATCACAACGGCGCCATCGGCTCCAACGACCCGGTGTACATCGTCCGGCACAACGGCTCGTTGAACCTGATCACGCTGCGCTACCGGCTGAAAGACACGGCGATCAAGGCGGCGAAGGCCGCGTTCAAGGTCGGCGGCGACGAATTTCCGGCGGGATCGTTCCTGATACCCGGCTCCGACCGCGCGCGCAAGGAGATCGAGGCGCTCGGCCTGTCGGCCGTGGCGCTGCAGTCGGGTCCGACCGACGTGCAGACGGTGGACGTCGATCTCCCGCGCATCGCGATGTACACGACATGGGCAAACACCGAGAAGGTGGGCTGGGTGCGCCTCGCTTTCGATCGGTGGGAGATCCCGTTCGACCTCATTCACAAGGACCACGTGCAGGCCGGCGCGAACCTGCGCGCGAAGTATGACGTAATCGTGATGCCGCACCAGACCAGCGGCGGCAAGTCGATCGTCTACGAGCAGCCGAAACTGTCGAAGCCGCTGCCCTACAGGAAGAACGACCAGTTCAAGACGATGGGCTTCTACGCCGAGACCGACGACGTGCGCGGCGGCATGGGCCTGGCGGGCGCGGCCGAGCTCCAGAAGTTCGTGGACGAGGGCGGCGTGCTGATGACGCTAGGCGTGGCAAGCTACTTCCCCGCCGAATTCGGCCTGGCCAAGGGCGTGGACGCGCAGAGCCCGGCGCCCGGTTTCTACGCGCCCGGCCCGTACGTGAACAGCGAGATCCTGATGCCGAATCATCCGGTGATGTTCGGCTATCCGCAGAAGACGCTGGCCGTGCGCTATGCAGGTGGTCCGCTGCTGCAGGCGGGACCCCCGGCAGGGTTCGAGCAGTTTGCCGGCTCCTCGCCCGAGCGGCCGCAGGTGCTCGCGCGCTTCATCGGCGGCGAGGCCGGCGTGCTCAGCGGGCTGATGCGCAACCCGGATCAGACGCGGAACCGGCCCATGGTCGTGGACGCGCCGTCCGGCAAGGGCCGCGTGATCCTGTACGCGAACAACCCGATCTACCGCTGGCAGACGTTCGGCGAACACGGGATGGTGTTCAACGGGTTGCTGTTCTGGAATGACATGCCGGCAAACGGTGCCGGAGCGAAGCCGGCGGTGACGGCCGCACCGCAATAGTCCGCTGACGCAGGAGCGCCGCGATACCGGCGCGATTCTGCGATCACCTGGGCTAGCCGTGACTGGAGAGGAATTCGCGCATCAGCGCGGCGTTGCGATCGTTGGACTTGAACCAGATGTCCGCCAGGACACCCGCGAATGGAATCGAGCCGAGCACGAGATCGACGACCACGTTAGCCAGCATCTTCGACACCAGCGCGGCGGGCGGACCGTAGCGAAGGCTGCGAGCGATGAGGGTCAACGAGACGGCGGTGCCCGCCAGGTCGCCGACCACCGGCACCAGCCCGATGACGGCATCGAGCCCGATCGGACCAAGGATGGGCAGCCTGATGGCGCTGTCCATGAGACGCGCGACTCGATCGATGTGCGCGCCGAAGAAGCGGTTGACCTCGTCTGCCGGAATGCCGGTCGCGTTCGCATAGTTGGCCAGGTGCGTGAACGCGCGCGTCGCGGCCGCGCCGACCCGGCGATCCACCTCGACCGCCATGCGCTCCGCCACCCGTATGAACAGCCAGCGCGCGACGATGTAGACGATGACGCCGGCGGCAAGCACGAAAACGAACGCCGCCAGCAGCCACCACAGGAACAACTCGAGCATCGCGCTCGATTATCCGTCAGCAGCACCTTCACCAAATACCCCTGGCCCGGTGCCCGGCCCGTTTACAACCGGTTACACTCGGCGGCGCTGATCCGGGACACGATACACGGTTCACGTTGGTCCGTTATTCGCCCGCAAGACTACTGCCCATGACTTCGATGACGCTATTGGTTCGGCCGCTCGCCCTGGTGCTGTTGCTCGCATCGGCCCTGGACGCCGCCGCGCAGACGTCGCAGAACGGCGGGATCGACTACGACACGGCCCGGCGCGATCGGCGCATGCAGGCGGCCCAGGCCCAGGGACCGATCGTGCTCGACGGCAAGCTGGACGAGGCGTCGTGGGCCGGCGCGCCGCTCGCCACGGGGTTCGTGCAGAACGATCCGCGCGAGGGCGAAGCGGCGACCTTCGACACCGAAGTGAAGCTGCTCTACGACGACCGCGCGCTCTACATCGGCGTGTTCGCCAAGGACCCCGAGCCCGGCCAGATCATCGTCAACGAACTGCGCAAGGACTTCAACACCGGGTCGGCCGACGGCTTCCAGGTGGTGATCGATACCTTCCACGACGAGCGCAACGGCTACCAGTTCGCCATCAACCCGATGGGGGCGAAGTGGGACTCGCAGATGTCGAACGAGGGCCGCGACAACAACGCCAACTGGGACGGCATCTGGGACGTCGGCACCCGCATCGGCGAAGACGGCTGGTACGCGGAGATCGCGATCCCGTTCAAGACGCTGAAGTTCGGTCCCGAGGCGATGCAGACCTGGGGCATCAACTTCCAGCGCCGCCTCCGCCGCCTGAACGAGAACAGCTACTGGTCGCCGCTGCGCCGCATCCATCAGCTGTCGCGGGTGTCGATGGCCGGCACAGTCGAAGGCCTCCAGGGCCTGCGGCCGGGCGCCAACATCCGCGTCAAGCCGTACGCCCTGGCCAACCTGAACAAGCTGGCGGGCGTCGCCGTGGACAAGGACTACGACGCCGGCCTCGACGTGAAGTACGGCGTCACCTCTGGCCTGACCTGGGACTTCACCGTCAACACCGACTTCTCGCAGGTGGAAGCCGACGAGCAGCAGGTCAACCTGACGCGCTTCAGCCTGTTCTTCCCGGAGAAGCGCGACTTCTTCCTGGAGAACTCGGGCGTGTTCCAGTTCGGCGCCGGCAACACCGGCGGCGGTGGTGGCGCCAACGGCGGGCGCCAGAACGCGTCGCAGGACATGATCTTCTTCTTCAGCCGGCAGATTGGCCTGTCGCCGACCGGCGATTCGATCCCGTTGCTGGCCGGCTCGCGC
This genomic stretch from Vicinamibacterales bacterium harbors:
- a CDS encoding DGQHR domain-containing protein, with the protein product MISVAAIRMQQFGVQFYQASLTASDIDKLVRFEVLSYQDQGQAGVRGKKKGAQSKINWDLLERRIASNEKAYQRQIIRKKIDELVQYYEQCRQARDLPSIPGAVIISCDEKLSFEPSESGSSLGRLKVPEREGILRAIDGQHRLLALHADIDRFGDEPFTVPAIIFDRVPEDHIVQMFVTINAKHTRLNASHLVSLSGRQLYRDESLAAAHDVVRALNDREESPLHGDIKLLGVGKGRVGQAPLAQELKKLFADEAALGGARKSQEFREESKKFFVNYLKQIASIFESAWNGRKYSIKSATALRAFIRVAPDVLQKIDQQHADRTDFRAIGRVISPWGRRIGALRFETDGAWKRQGTTVDNLTKELRLALQYPEGAAG
- a CDS encoding M14 family zinc carboxypeptidase, with protein sequence MKKATTKPEFLSPLVDHLPKRAGVPTPKEILGYQIGTEKKLTYVADQQRYFRAIEKALPGRFKTEVVAKTEEGRDIMVVYVSSEANIKNLETNRLNTRKLADPRGLTPAQVQQLIATTKPHYHVSAGLHSAETNPPEAVMELAYRLAVSEEPYIQQIRDNVIVSITGATDVDGRDRYVDWYYAYKVDELYDGGENYGGSPYWGKYVFHDNNRDINYGVDSLRAHLNWYLNWVPPIWHDLHEAQTLMYTFSGQPPQNANLDPILYTELPFFANYEVNKMTGYGMPGVWHFGFVDMWSPGYLGYAAANHNGMLRMYEIFNQGGANTKKARLSGAQTTRQWFRPMPAPAGEVDWSIRNSINYAQTGVLTALELTSKFPTMVVENYYKKSANAMAKGADKPPHAFVIPAGQRDQTQVDRVANLIRRQAIEVHRATAEIKVKEGTFPAGSYLVKLNQPYGPLAKTLLEKQNYPDPSLTTYDDSAWTMGMANNIEVKTIEDKSILDAPATLLTADVTTLGVLADHNGAIGSNDPVYIVRHNGSLNLITLRYRLKDTAIKAAKAAFKVGGDEFPAGSFLIPGSDRARKEIEALGLSAVALQSGPTDVQTVDVDLPRIAMYTTWANTEKVGWVRLAFDRWEIPFDLIHKDHVQAGANLRAKYDVIVMPHQTSGGKSIVYEQPKLSKPLPYRKNDQFKTMGFYAETDDVRGGMGLAGAAELQKFVDEGGVLMTLGVASYFPAEFGLAKGVDAQSPAPGFYAPGPYVNSEILMPNHPVMFGYPQKTLAVRYAGGPLLQAGPPAGFEQFAGSSPERPQVLARFIGGEAGVLSGLMRNPDQTRNRPMVVDAPSGKGRVILYANNPIYRWQTFGEHGMVFNGLLFWNDMPANGAGAKPAVTAAPQ
- a CDS encoding DUF4112 domain-containing protein is translated as MLELFLWWLLAAFVFVLAAGVIVYIVARWLFIRVAERMAVEVDRRVGAAATRAFTHLANYANATGIPADEVNRFFGAHIDRVARLMDSAIRLPILGPIGLDAVIGLVPVVGDLAGTAVSLTLIARSLRYGPPAALVSKMLANVVVDLVLGSIPFAGVLADIWFKSNDRNAALMREFLSSHG
- a CDS encoding DUF5916 domain-containing protein; the encoded protein is MTLLVRPLALVLLLASALDAAAQTSQNGGIDYDTARRDRRMQAAQAQGPIVLDGKLDEASWAGAPLATGFVQNDPREGEAATFDTEVKLLYDDRALYIGVFAKDPEPGQIIVNELRKDFNTGSADGFQVVIDTFHDERNGYQFAINPMGAKWDSQMSNEGRDNNANWDGIWDVGTRIGEDGWYAEIAIPFKTLKFGPEAMQTWGINFQRRLRRLNENSYWSPLRRIHQLSRVSMAGTVEGLQGLRPGANIRVKPYALANLNKLAGVAVDKDYDAGLDVKYGVTSGLTWDFTVNTDFSQVEADEQQVNLTRFSLFFPEKRDFFLENSGVFQFGAGNTGGGGGANGGRQNASQDMIFFFSRQIGLSPTGDSIPLLAGSRITGRAGGWSVGALNIQQREKDLSPSTNFTALRLRRDILANSDIGVMMLNKDPQGSDHNRGFGADANFRFFRDFTLNFAAAKSATPAERIPGSGDDFYSKSSFGYRGNVWETRGMFQTIGARFNDEMGFVPRVGVDNAEGYLGAHLRPKRFRRWLRETFPHFQIENFTRRNGGGLESRYMDWHWPITLQNSTFIEVGINPNVEVIDDRFTINSRRRIFVEPGRYEFKENFILANTNSAAPFSMNLRYGNGEFYDGYRRNYTLGGTFRMNQHLNLSLSDQINDIDLTSGSFVTHLVTGRVNYYFSTKVFVNALVQYNTDTNQWSSNVRLDIIHRPLSDIYLVYNERHDSRSGAMISRAVIAKMTYLLAF